The genomic stretch CTTCTTCGTAACCCTTCCCTTCCAGCCCGTGCCGGTCACCTGCGAGAGCTCGACCCCCTCCTCCCGGGCGATGCGCCGCACGAGGGGCGAGGCGAAAACCCGCTTCTCTTCCGCCGCCGGCGACGGAGGCGCCTGAACAGCGGGAGCGGGACGCGCTTCCGGCGCGGCGGCCGGAGGCGCCTCCGGAGCCTTCGCGGGCGCCGGAGCGGCCGGAGCCGGCGCCGGGGCGGCTCCCGCCTTGGCCCCCTCCTCCACGATCGCCACGACCGTGTGAATCGGGACCTTCGAGCCCACGGGCATCAGGATTTTCTGGAGCACTCCCTCGACCGGCGAGGGGATCTCGGTATCGACCTTGTCGGTCGAGATTTCGAACAGAGGCTCGTCCCGGCGAACGGGATCCCCCTCCTTCTTAAGCCACTTCGTAATGGTGCCCTCGAAGATGGATTCCCCCATCTGGGGCATGATGATGTTGGTCGGCATCAGCCCTTTCCCCTGGAAGTAAGTGGTCCCATGATACAAGCGCCCCGAGGGTCCCGCAATCCCTGGCGGCCGGGGACGATCAGTACGCCGCCAGGCGCCGCGCGGCCCGCACGATCGTCTCCACGCCGGGCAGGAAGAAATCCTCCAGCGGCGGCGAAAAGGGCACGGGCGTGTCGGGCGCCGTCACCCGCACGATCGGCCCGTCCAGGTGCTCGAACGCCTCCTCGTTCAGCAGGGCCGCGATTTCCCCGGCCAGGCCCCCCGTCCGGGTGTCCTCGTGAACGATCATGACCTTGTTCGTCTTGCGCACGCTTTCCACCACCGCGTCGCGGTCGAGCGGATAGATCGTGCGCAGATCGATCACCTCGGCCGACACGTCCTCCAGGCGCGCGGCCGCCTCGAGGCACCGGTGAAGCATCATGCCGTAGCTCACGATCGTAAGATCCTTCCCCTCCCGCGCGATCCGCGCCTTGCCGATCGGGATGGGCGGCGCGCCGTCGGGCACCTCCTCCTTGACGCGCCGATAGAGGTACTTGTGCTCCAGGAAAAGGCACGGATCATTGTCCCGAATGCACGCCTTGAGAAGGCCGTGGGCGTCCGACGGCGTGGCCGGCGCCACGACCTTGATGCCCGGGGAGTGGGCGAACCACATTTCCACGCTGCGGGAATGGAACGGCCCGGCCCGCGAACCCGCCCCCCACGGCCCGCGGAAGGTCACCGGAACCCCCTGACCCCACCGATAGCGGCTCGTGGCGGCGAAATTGACGATGAGATCGAACGCGCAGGCGATGAAGTCGATGAACTGGAATTCCACGACCGGGCGCAACCCCGCATAGGCCGCGCCGATCGCGGCGCCCACGAACCCCTCCTCCGAAAGCGTCGTGTCGATCACGCGGTTCGGCCCGAAACGATCGAGGAATCCCTCCGTCACCTTGAAGGCGCCGCCGTACACCCCGATGTCCTCCCCCAGGAGGATCACCGAAGGATCCGACTCCATCTCCTCGCGCAAGGCCTGCGAGATCGCCTGAAGATAGGTCCGTTCCGGCATCGCGTCCTCAGCGCTCCCACCACGGAGTGAACCGCACGAGGGAATCGTCCTCGAAGACCCCGCGCAGCGCTTCGGGCCCCTCAGGCCACGGCGAGTTCTCGGCGAATTCCACCGCGTCGTCCACCTCCTTCTGGACCCGCTCCTCCACGGCGCGGCGCTCCTCCGGGCTCAGCCCGAGCGCGCGCTCGAAGCGCTCGATCGGATCCTTGCGGGCCCATTCCTCGAAGAGCTCCCGGGGGACGTACTCGGCGGCGTCGTGAGGCGCATGGCCCCGCATCCGGAAGGTCTTCAGCTCCAGAAGCTGCGCCCCGCCCCCCGCCCGGGCGTCCTCGACGCAGCGGCGGGTCATCCGGTAGACCTCCAGGACGTCGTTTCCGTCCCCCACGTAGCCGGGAATGCCGAACGCCCGCGCCTTCTCGGCCAGATCCTTAAGGAGCGTCTGGCGCGAGACGGGGGTGGAATAGGCGTAGCCGTTATTTTCGATGATGACCACGAGCGGCAGCCGCTGAACGGCGGCGAAGTTGAGTCCCTCGTAGAAGTCGCCCGTGGACGTGGCGCCGTCGCCCACGTAGGTGAGGGCCACCCGCCGCTCTCCGCGGATCCGCGCGGCCAGGGCCATGCCGGCCATGACGGGAACCATCGTGCCGAGCATCGAGATGTAGGCCACCACGCCCGTCCGCCGCACATCCCCGAAGTGCTGCGAGTTGTCCTTGCCGCGGGTGGGGGACGTCGCCCGGGCGAAGTACTGGGTCATCACTTCCCGGGGGGTATGGCCGCGGACAAGCACCGCCCCCAGGTTGCGGATGAGCGGCCCCAGGTAGTCCCCGCGGTCCAGCGCGAAGGCGGACCCCACGGAAATCGCCTCCTGACCCAGGCTGGAGAAGAGCCCCCCGACGATTTTCCCCTGCCGGTGGAGCGCGTGGGCGCGCTCGTCGAGCGTCCGCGTCAGGCGCATGAAGTAGTACATCTCGAGCTGCACGGCCCGAGGAGGATCGGCGGGGGCGGGCGGGGCTTTAGAGGCTTTCGGGCTCATGCTCCATCCGGCGGCCGAACGCGAGACCGAACTCCTCCACGAGCGCGGGCAGGACCTCGCCGGGGACGACGGGGCGGCCCGCCTCGCGGGCGATCGATGTTACCCCTCCGCCGACCAGGCCGCAAGGAATGATCTGCTCGAAATACGAAAGGTCCGTCGACACATTGAGCGCGAAGCCGTGGGAGGTCACCCATCGCTCCACCCGCACTCCGATCGCGGCGATCTTGCGGTCGCCCACCCACGCGCCGGTCATCCCCTCCCGGCGGCCGGCCGCGATCCCCCAGCGCGCAACCGTGCGAATCAGGACCTCTTCAAGCCGCTCCAGGTACTCTTTGACGTCCCTCCGCCATCGCGACAGATCCACGATCGGATAGCCCACGATCTGGCCGGGCCCGTGGTAGGTCACGTCCCCGCCCCGGTCGGTCTGGACGACCTCGACGCCCGGCCGGATCGAGAGAAGGTGTTCCCGGCGGGCCGTCTTTCCCAGAGTAACCACGTGCGGATGCTCGAGGAGAAGCAGCGTATCGGGGACTTCGCCGGCCACGCGTCGGCGGACGAGATCCTTCTGGAGGGCGAGGGCTTCCCCGTAGGGAACCGTCCCCAGCGCCCGCCAGCGGCAGGCGGGGCGATCGTCGCCGATCGGAACCGGAACGCCGGCGGACTTCAGATGTGGATCGCGTGCCCGAGGTAGGCATGGGCCGCCTCGAGCAGGCCCTCCGAAAGGGTCGGATGAGGATGCACCGAGTGCGCCAGGTCTTCCACCGTCATCTCGCCGTTCAGAACCGCCACCCCCTCGGAAACCAGCTCGCCCGCGTGGGCGTGCAGGATGTGAACGCCCAGGATTTCATCGTAGCGGGCGTCGCCCACGATCTTGACGAATCCTTCGCGTTCGCCTTCGATGGCGGCGCGTCCGATGCCCATGAAGGGGAATTTTCCGACCTTGACCTTGTGCCCGAGCTCCCGGGCGCGCTTCTCCGTCAGCCCGACCGAAGCCACCTGCGGGTCGCAGTAGGTGACGCCCGGGATGCGGTCGTAGTCGATCGGACGCACCGCTTTTCCCGCCAGGTGCTCGACCGCGAGGATTCCCTCCGCGCTGGCGACATGCGCCAGCTGCGGGTGCGGCCGGCCGGGAAGCGCCACGATGTCGCCGATGGCGTAGATCCCGGGCTCGGCGGTGCGCATGAAGGAATCGACCTGCACGTATCCCTTCTCGACGCGAACCTTGGTGTTTTCGAGGCCGATGCCTTCCGTGCACGGCTTGCGGCCCACGGCGACGAGGACCGTGTCGCACGCGATCTTCTCCGTCTTTCCTCCCGAGGAAACGTGAACCTCGTAGCCGGGTTTGATCGCCTCCACCTTGGCGCCCGTGAAGAACTTCATGCCGCGCTTGGCCAGGATCTTGCGAAGTTCCGCGGCCACTTCCTCGTCCTCGACGGGCAGGATCTGGGGCATGAGCTCGACGACGGCCACCTGGGCGCCGAAGCGGTGGTAGACGGAGGCGAATTCCATTCCCACGGCGCCCGCGCCGATGACGACCAGGGACTTGGGCACCTGCTTGAGGGAAAGGGCCTCGTTGCTCGTGAGGATGCCCTTGCCGTCGGGCTCCATGCCCGGGAAGGCCTTCGGGGCGGAGCCCGTGGCCAGGACGATCGCCCGAGCGGTCCAGCTCTTCCCCGCCACGTCCACGACGCCCGGCCGGACCACCTTGCCGAAACCCACGAGCATCGTGACCTTGTTCTTCTTGAGGAGCGCCTCCACGCCCATGTAATTGCGCCGGACGACCTCCTCCTTGTGTTTCATGACGCCTTCGAGGTTGAGGCGCACGCCCTGGACCTCGATGCCGTTGCGGGCGGCGTCCTTGACGCGCTCGTAGAGGTACGCGTCGTGGAGGAGGACCTTGGTGGGGATGCAGCCCCAATGAAGGCAGGTCCCGCCCCATTCGGGTTTGGGCCCTTTTTCCACGACCGCGGTCTTGAGGCCGAGCTGCGCCGCGCGGATGGCGGCGACGTAGCCGCCCGGGCCGGCGCCGAGAATGATCACGTCGAAGTCGGGCATGGACGGTTCCCCTTAAGCGATCGCGTTCCCCCCCGGAAAACGCCGCATTTTAAGGATCCGGCGGCGGGGAGTGTCAAGGACGGGCCACCCTTCAGAGCACCGTGCCTTTGGAAATGACGACAATGCCGCTTTCGGTGACGGTGAAGCGCTTGCGGTCCTCTTCCGGAAAGTAACCGATCTGCATCCCCTCGGGGATGTTGACCCCCTTGTCCACGATCGTGCGGTGGAGCTTCGCGTGCCGCCCCACGTTGACGTTCTCGAAGAGGATCGAGTCCGTCACGAGCGAATAGCTGTTGATGCGCACGAAGGGGGACAGGATCGAGCGTTCCACGCGGCCGCCGGAGACGATGCAGCCCGGCGAAACCATCGAATCGAGCGCCAGGCCCACGCGGCCGGGCTCGTGCTGGGCGAAGACGAATTTCGGCGGCGGCGCGGTCACCGGGATGTTTCGGATGGGCCACCCCTGGTCGTAGAGGTTCAGCTCCGGCGTCACCGCCACAAGGTCCATGTTGGCCTCG from Planctomycetota bacterium encodes the following:
- a CDS encoding thiamine pyrophosphate-dependent dehydrogenase E1 component subunit alpha, which gives rise to MSPKASKAPPAPADPPRAVQLEMYYFMRLTRTLDERAHALHRQGKIVGGLFSSLGQEAISVGSAFALDRGDYLGPLIRNLGAVLVRGHTPREVMTQYFARATSPTRGKDNSQHFGDVRRTGVVAYISMLGTMVPVMAGMALAARIRGERRVALTYVGDGATSTGDFYEGLNFAAVQRLPLVVIIENNGYAYSTPVSRQTLLKDLAEKARAFGIPGYVGDGNDVLEVYRMTRRCVEDARAGGGAQLLELKTFRMRGHAPHDAAEYVPRELFEEWARKDPIERFERALGLSPEERRAVEERVQKEVDDAVEFAENSPWPEGPEALRGVFEDDSLVRFTPWWER
- the lpdA gene encoding dihydrolipoyl dehydrogenase, with protein sequence MPDFDVIILGAGPGGYVAAIRAAQLGLKTAVVEKGPKPEWGGTCLHWGCIPTKVLLHDAYLYERVKDAARNGIEVQGVRLNLEGVMKHKEEVVRRNYMGVEALLKKNKVTMLVGFGKVVRPGVVDVAGKSWTARAIVLATGSAPKAFPGMEPDGKGILTSNEALSLKQVPKSLVVIGAGAVGMEFASVYHRFGAQVAVVELMPQILPVEDEEVAAELRKILAKRGMKFFTGAKVEAIKPGYEVHVSSGGKTEKIACDTVLVAVGRKPCTEGIGLENTKVRVEKGYVQVDSFMRTAEPGIYAIGDIVALPGRPHPQLAHVASAEGILAVEHLAGKAVRPIDYDRIPGVTYCDPQVASVGLTEKRARELGHKVKVGKFPFMGIGRAAIEGEREGFVKIVGDARYDEILGVHILHAHAGELVSEGVAVLNGEMTVEDLAHSVHPHPTLSEGLLEAAHAYLGHAIHI
- a CDS encoding biotin/lipoyl-containing protein; amino-acid sequence: MPTNIIMPQMGESIFEGTITKWLKKEGDPVRRDEPLFEISTDKVDTEIPSPVEGVLQKILMPVGSKVPIHTVVAIVEEGAKAGAAPAPAPAAPAPAKAPEAPPAAAPEARPAPAVQAPPSPAAEEKRVFASPLVRRIAREEGVELSQVTGTGWKGRVTKK
- the lipB gene encoding lipoyl(octanoyl) transferase LipB, encoding MKSAGVPVPIGDDRPACRWRALGTVPYGEALALQKDLVRRRVAGEVPDTLLLLEHPHVVTLGKTARREHLLSIRPGVEVVQTDRGGDVTYHGPGQIVGYPIVDLSRWRRDVKEYLERLEEVLIRTVARWGIAAGRREGMTGAWVGDRKIAAIGVRVERWVTSHGFALNVSTDLSYFEQIIPCGLVGGGVTSIAREAGRPVVPGEVLPALVEEFGLAFGRRMEHEPESL
- a CDS encoding alpha-ketoacid dehydrogenase subunit beta; translated protein: MPERTYLQAISQALREEMESDPSVILLGEDIGVYGGAFKVTEGFLDRFGPNRVIDTTLSEEGFVGAAIGAAYAGLRPVVEFQFIDFIACAFDLIVNFAATSRYRWGQGVPVTFRGPWGAGSRAGPFHSRSVEMWFAHSPGIKVVAPATPSDAHGLLKACIRDNDPCLFLEHKYLYRRVKEEVPDGAPPIPIGKARIAREGKDLTIVSYGMMLHRCLEAAARLEDVSAEVIDLRTIYPLDRDAVVESVRKTNKVMIVHEDTRTGGLAGEIAALLNEEAFEHLDGPIVRVTAPDTPVPFSPPLEDFFLPGVETIVRAARRLAAY